In the Sinorhizobium arboris LMG 14919 genome, one interval contains:
- the dusB gene encoding tRNA dihydrouridine synthase DusB translates to MCLKDMHLPSTAFSSSLLIGNVGIRNRVALAPMSGVTDLPFRRLAWRFGAGFVVTEMVASRELVGNASESWARLKNSGIEPHVVQLAGREAHWMAEAARIVEANGADIIDINMGCPAKKVTGGYSGSALMRNPDHALSLIEATVKAATVPVTLKMRLGWDENSINAPLIARRAEDAGVKAITIHGRTRMQFYNGKADWDAIRAVREVVSVPLIANGDVDSVADVQEILRRSGADAVMVGRSCQGRPWHAGVLAGAAAHPDASGIAQIFAEHYEMMLEFYGVEVGLRTARKHAGWYLDRFAPELPASEKAAFLTSTDTDFVRDGVVAAIARSGEAAAREEIAA, encoded by the coding sequence GTGTGCCTGAAAGATATGCATTTGCCCTCAACGGCTTTTTCATCCTCGCTTCTGATCGGGAATGTCGGAATTCGCAATCGCGTAGCGCTCGCGCCCATGTCCGGCGTGACGGATTTGCCTTTTCGCCGGCTTGCCTGGCGTTTCGGTGCGGGTTTCGTCGTGACCGAGATGGTGGCGAGCCGCGAGCTGGTCGGCAATGCCTCCGAGTCCTGGGCGCGGCTGAAGAATTCCGGCATCGAACCGCACGTCGTGCAACTCGCCGGGCGTGAAGCGCACTGGATGGCCGAGGCGGCGAGGATCGTCGAGGCCAATGGCGCCGATATCATCGACATCAACATGGGCTGTCCTGCGAAGAAGGTCACCGGCGGCTATTCCGGATCTGCGCTGATGCGCAATCCCGATCATGCGCTTTCGCTGATCGAAGCGACGGTAAAGGCAGCCACAGTCCCGGTCACGCTCAAGATGCGGCTTGGCTGGGATGAAAATTCGATCAATGCGCCGCTGATCGCCCGCAGGGCCGAGGACGCCGGTGTGAAGGCGATCACGATTCATGGGCGCACACGCATGCAATTCTACAACGGCAAGGCCGACTGGGATGCGATCCGGGCCGTCCGCGAGGTGGTTTCCGTCCCGCTGATTGCCAATGGCGACGTGGATTCGGTGGCGGATGTGCAGGAGATCCTGCGCCGCTCGGGTGCGGACGCCGTCATGGTCGGCCGGTCATGCCAGGGGCGGCCGTGGCATGCGGGCGTGCTGGCCGGCGCTGCTGCTCACCCGGATGCGTCGGGCATCGCCCAGATATTTGCGGAGCATTACGAAATGATGCTCGAATTCTATGGCGTGGAGGTTGGGCTTCGCACCGCCCGCAAACATGCCGGCTGGTATCTCGATCGTTTCGCGCCCGAGCTTCCCGCTTCGGAGAAGGCCGCGTTTCTGACATCGACGGACACGGATTTCGTACGCGACGGCGTGGTTGCCGCAATCGCTCGCTCCGGCGAAGCGGCGGCGAGGGAGGAGATTGCGGCATGA
- a CDS encoding two-component system sensor histidine kinase NtrB codes for MTEKATAPMEGANDLSMAVLNAIQNPVILVDEKGFVAFANWEAESFFGASANHLARHDIGAFIPFGSPLLTLIEQVRERRAPVNEYRVDLSSPRLGADKLVDLYVAPVLSQPGSVVIVFQERSMADKIDRQLTHRAAARSVTGLASMLAHEIKNPLSGIRGAAQLLETSVNDEDRALTRLICDETDRIVSLVDRMEVFSDERPVDRVPLNIHAVLDHVKAIAKAGFARRIKISEHYDPSLPPVFANRDQLVQVFLNLIKNAAEAIGDRSDGEILLTTAYRPGIRLSVAGTREKISLPLEFCVHDNGPGVPPDLLPHLFDPFITTKTNGSGLGLALVAKIIGGHGGIVECDSQHNRTTFRVLMPASKGLAADDETPMTKGTNG; via the coding sequence ATGACCGAAAAGGCAACGGCACCGATGGAGGGTGCCAACGATCTTTCCATGGCCGTGCTGAACGCGATTCAGAATCCGGTCATCCTAGTGGACGAGAAGGGCTTCGTCGCCTTTGCGAACTGGGAGGCCGAATCTTTCTTCGGAGCCAGCGCCAACCATCTTGCGCGGCACGATATCGGCGCTTTCATTCCATTCGGCAGTCCGCTCCTGACACTGATCGAGCAGGTCCGCGAGCGGCGCGCTCCGGTCAACGAGTACCGGGTCGATCTCAGTTCTCCGCGTCTTGGGGCCGACAAGCTCGTCGATCTCTATGTGGCTCCGGTTCTGTCGCAACCCGGATCGGTTGTGATCGTTTTCCAAGAGCGGTCCATGGCCGACAAGATCGACCGCCAGCTCACCCACCGCGCGGCAGCGCGGTCCGTCACCGGCCTTGCTTCGATGCTCGCCCACGAGATCAAGAACCCCCTTTCGGGTATCCGTGGTGCCGCGCAACTTCTGGAAACCTCCGTCAATGACGAAGACCGTGCGCTTACAAGGCTGATCTGTGACGAGACAGACCGCATCGTTTCGCTGGTAGACCGGATGGAGGTGTTCTCCGACGAGCGCCCGGTCGACCGCGTGCCGCTCAACATCCATGCCGTACTCGATCACGTCAAGGCGATCGCCAAGGCCGGCTTTGCCCGCAGAATCAAAATCTCCGAGCATTACGATCCCTCGCTTCCCCCGGTCTTCGCGAACCGCGACCAGCTGGTCCAGGTGTTCCTGAACCTGATCAAGAACGCGGCCGAGGCGATCGGCGACAGGTCGGATGGCGAGATTCTGCTGACGACGGCCTACCGGCCGGGCATCCGCCTCTCGGTTGCCGGTACGCGTGAAAAAATCTCGCTGCCGCTGGAATTCTGCGTTCACGACAACGGGCCGGGCGTGCCCCCCGATCTGCTGCCGCATCTGTTCGATCCGTTCATTACCACCAAGACGAACGGGTCCGGTCTCGGCCTGGCGCTCGTGGCCAAGATCATCGGCGGTCACGGCGGCATCGTCGAATGCGACAGCCAGCATAACCGCACGACCTTCCGCGTTCTGATGCCGGCGTCCAAAGGACTTGCGGCCGATGACGAAACTCCGATGACAAAAGGAACCAATGGATGA
- the ntrC gene encoding nitrogen regulation protein NR(I) has protein sequence MTGATILVADDDAAIRTVLNQALSRAGYEVRITSNAATLWRWIAAGDGDLVVTDVVMPDENAFDLLPRIKKARPDLPVLVMSAQNTFMTAIKASEKGAYDYLPKPFDLTELIGIIGRALAEPKRRPSKLDDDSQDGMPLVGRSAAMQEIYRVLARLMQTDLTLMITGESGTGKELVARALHDYGKRRNGPFVAINMAAIPRDLIESELFGHEKGAFTGAQTRSTGRFEQAEGGTLFLDEIGDMPMDAQTRLLRVLQQGEYTTVGGRTPIRSDVRIVAATNKDLKQSINQGLFREDLYYRLNVVPLRLPPLRDRAEDIPDLVRHFVQQAEKEGLDVKRFDQEALELMKAHPWPGNVRELENLVRRLTALYPQDVITREIIENELRSEIPDSPIEKAAARSGPLSISQAVEENMRQYFASFGDALPPSGLYDRVLAEMEYPLILAALTATRGNQIKAADLLGLNRNTLRKKIRELGVSVYRSSRTA, from the coding sequence ATGACGGGTGCAACGATCCTCGTCGCGGATGACGACGCAGCCATCCGCACCGTGCTGAACCAGGCGCTCAGCCGTGCCGGATACGAAGTGCGCATCACCTCCAATGCTGCAACCCTCTGGCGCTGGATAGCCGCCGGCGACGGCGACCTGGTCGTAACCGATGTCGTGATGCCCGATGAAAACGCCTTCGATCTCCTGCCGCGGATCAAGAAGGCACGGCCGGATCTGCCGGTTCTCGTGATGAGTGCGCAAAACACCTTCATGACGGCCATCAAGGCTTCGGAGAAGGGCGCCTACGACTATCTGCCGAAGCCTTTCGATCTGACGGAACTGATCGGCATCATCGGTCGCGCGCTCGCCGAACCGAAGCGGCGGCCCTCGAAGCTCGACGACGATTCCCAGGACGGAATGCCGCTCGTCGGTCGTTCCGCCGCCATGCAGGAAATCTACCGCGTGCTCGCCCGGCTGATGCAGACCGACCTCACGCTGATGATTACCGGCGAGTCCGGTACCGGCAAGGAACTGGTTGCACGTGCATTGCACGACTATGGGAAACGAAGAAACGGCCCCTTCGTCGCCATCAACATGGCGGCGATCCCGCGCGACCTCATCGAGTCGGAACTGTTCGGCCATGAAAAGGGGGCTTTCACCGGCGCCCAGACGCGCTCCACCGGGCGCTTCGAACAAGCCGAGGGAGGAACGCTCTTCCTCGATGAAATCGGCGACATGCCGATGGACGCGCAGACGCGTCTCCTGCGCGTGCTGCAGCAGGGCGAATATACAACCGTCGGCGGGCGCACGCCGATCCGCTCGGACGTCCGCATCGTCGCCGCCACCAACAAGGACCTGAAACAATCGATCAATCAGGGCCTCTTTCGCGAGGACCTCTACTATCGTCTGAATGTCGTGCCGCTGCGTCTGCCGCCGCTGAGAGATCGCGCCGAAGACATTCCCGACCTTGTCCGGCATTTCGTCCAGCAGGCCGAAAAGGAGGGGCTCGACGTCAAGCGTTTCGATCAGGAGGCGCTGGAGCTGATGAAGGCGCATCCCTGGCCGGGCAATGTGCGCGAGCTCGAGAACCTGGTTCGCCGCCTGACGGCACTTTATCCACAGGATGTCATCACCCGGGAAATCATCGAGAACGAGCTGCGTTCGGAGATCCCGGACAGCCCGATCGAGAAGGCCGCGGCGCGCTCGGGTCCGCTGTCGATATCACAGGCGGTCGAGGAGAACATGCGGCAGTATTTCGCGAGCTTTGGCGATGCGTTACCGCCCTCCGGCCTTTACGACCGGGTACTTGCCGAAATGGAATATCCTCTGATTCTTGCGGCCTTGACGGCGACCCGCGGCAATCAGATCAAAGCGGCCGATCTCCTGGGTCTCAACCGCAATACGCTGCGCAAGAAGATCCGTGAGCTTGGTGTTTCGGTGTATCGCAGCTCGCGTACCGCTTGA
- the ntrY gene encoding two-component system sensor histidine kinase NtrY → MPASSVHGLGVALFMVDGMALPLGTEDGVTAAQDRRASFALPGLMLATGALICATLSLLVLLGLTPIRPERNIVIACAGINGLFVVGLIYLIAREIFRLLRARSKGRAAARLHVRIVALFSIVAITPAILVAIFASITLDVGLDRWFSLRTQAIVRSSLNVAQAYVLENASYLQGQTVSMANDLERNRQLYSLDRTGFVELMTRQARGRGMLGAFLVRADGSAILQANISTDRPLPAIPQDALKSTIAGQPTLIPPGVTNLVGAVIPLENFPDTYLYTVRNVDPEVMRSMRLMEENTAEYKTLEAGRTSLQIAFGVLYIGFALIVLLAAIWTAIAVADRIVRPIRQLIGAADSVASGNLDVVVPVRAVDGDVGNLSRTFNKMVSEIRTQQDQILVAKDEVDQRRRFIEAVLSGVTAAVIGVGKDRRITIFNPSSEGMLKKEATGLIGANLSEVAPEIEAVLVEAESRYRNDYRKQINIMRGGTERTLNVQVTREEGDESHGSYVITVDDITDLVIAQRSTAWADVARRIAHEIKNPLTPIQLSAERLKRRYGRQIDQEDRAVFDQCTETIVRQVEDIGRMVDEFSAFARMPKPTKEKSDLRAILKDAVFLREMGNNHINFVRDFGDEPLEGQFDGRMLGQAFGNLVKNAVEAIEAVPAGTSRGAPTVVIRSRRDDATGRFVVDVIDNGKGLPTENRHRILEPYMTMREKGTGLGLAIVKKIIEDHGGQLELHDAPPDFDGGSGAMIRVILPPAGETGGEGNLKNKGNTNGG, encoded by the coding sequence GTGCCGGCGTCGTCGGTACACGGGTTGGGGGTAGCACTTTTCATGGTGGATGGAATGGCCTTGCCATTGGGCACGGAGGACGGAGTCACTGCTGCCCAGGATCGGCGAGCCTCCTTCGCATTGCCGGGGCTTATGCTCGCCACCGGTGCTCTGATCTGCGCCACCTTGTCGCTGCTTGTTCTTCTCGGTCTGACCCCGATCCGGCCCGAGAGAAACATCGTGATCGCCTGCGCCGGCATCAACGGCCTCTTCGTCGTGGGCCTGATCTACCTCATCGCCCGCGAGATCTTCAGGCTGCTCAGGGCGCGCAGCAAGGGAAGAGCCGCTGCGCGCCTGCATGTGCGCATCGTCGCGCTCTTCTCGATCGTCGCGATCACGCCGGCGATCCTCGTTGCGATCTTCGCCAGCATTACCCTCGATGTCGGCCTCGACCGCTGGTTCTCGCTGCGTACGCAGGCGATCGTTCGGTCCTCTCTGAACGTCGCGCAGGCCTATGTCCTGGAGAATGCGAGTTACCTCCAGGGTCAGACGGTGTCGATGGCCAACGACCTGGAGCGCAATCGCCAGCTCTACAGCCTCGACCGGACCGGTTTCGTCGAGTTGATGACGCGGCAGGCGAGGGGACGAGGCATGCTCGGGGCATTCCTCGTGCGGGCTGACGGCAGCGCCATACTCCAGGCCAATATTTCGACCGACCGTCCTCTGCCGGCGATCCCGCAGGATGCGCTGAAAAGCACCATTGCCGGCCAACCGACGCTTATTCCTCCGGGCGTGACCAATCTGGTTGGGGCGGTCATTCCGCTCGAGAATTTTCCGGACACCTATCTCTACACCGTCCGAAACGTCGATCCGGAAGTCATGCGGTCGATGCGGCTGATGGAAGAGAACACTGCGGAATACAAGACGCTCGAGGCAGGGCGTACCTCCCTGCAGATAGCCTTCGGCGTCCTTTACATCGGCTTCGCCCTGATCGTGCTGCTGGCGGCGATCTGGACGGCCATCGCGGTGGCCGACCGCATCGTTCGGCCGATCCGGCAGCTGATCGGGGCCGCCGACAGCGTCGCGTCCGGCAATCTCGACGTCGTCGTTCCCGTACGCGCGGTCGACGGCGACGTCGGCAACCTCTCGCGCACGTTCAACAAGATGGTAAGCGAAATTCGCACGCAGCAGGATCAGATCCTGGTGGCGAAGGACGAGGTCGACCAGCGCCGCCGCTTCATCGAGGCTGTGCTTTCCGGCGTGACGGCGGCCGTCATCGGTGTCGGCAAGGATCGCCGCATCACCATCTTCAATCCGTCGTCGGAAGGCATGCTCAAGAAGGAGGCGACGGGGCTCATCGGCGCGAACCTCAGTGAAGTGGCCCCGGAAATCGAAGCGGTTCTCGTCGAGGCCGAGAGCCGCTACCGCAACGATTACCGCAAGCAGATCAATATCATGCGTGGGGGCACCGAGCGCACCTTGAACGTTCAGGTGACACGGGAGGAAGGCGACGAATCGCACGGCTCCTATGTGATCACCGTCGACGACATCACGGACCTGGTGATCGCACAGCGTTCGACCGCCTGGGCGGACGTCGCCCGCCGCATTGCGCACGAGATCAAGAATCCGCTGACGCCGATCCAGCTTTCGGCAGAGAGGCTGAAGCGTCGCTACGGCAGGCAGATCGATCAGGAAGACAGGGCCGTTTTCGACCAGTGCACGGAAACGATCGTGCGCCAGGTCGAGGACATCGGCCGGATGGTCGACGAATTCTCCGCCTTTGCGCGCATGCCGAAGCCGACGAAGGAGAAGTCCGACCTGAGGGCGATCCTGAAGGACGCCGTATTCCTGCGCGAGATGGGCAACAACCACATCAATTTCGTCCGCGACTTCGGCGACGAACCCCTCGAGGGTCAGTTCGACGGCCGCATGCTGGGTCAGGCATTCGGCAATCTCGTAAAGAACGCGGTGGAAGCGATCGAAGCCGTGCCCGCGGGGACGTCACGAGGCGCGCCGACGGTCGTCATCCGATCCCGTCGCGATGATGCCACCGGCCGTTTCGTGGTCGACGTCATCGACAACGGCAAGGGGCTTCCGACCGAGAACCGGCACCGAATTCTGGAGCCGTACATGACGATGCGGGAAAAGGGCACCGGTCTCGGCCTCGCTATCGTCAAGAAGATCATCGAAGACCACGGCGGGCAACTGGAACTGCATGACGCACCGCCGGATTTCGACGGCGGCTCCGGGGCGATGATCCGGGTGATTCTGCCGCCTGCCGGCGAGACCGGCGGCGAGGGTAATTTGAAGAATAAGGGTAATACCAATGGCGGCTGA
- the ntrX gene encoding two-component system response regulator NtrX — MAADILVVDDEEDIREIVSGILSDEGHETRTAFDSDSALAAINDRVPRLIFLDIWMQGSKLDGLALLDEIKSRHPELPVVMISGHGNIETAVSAIKRGAYDFIEKPFKADRLILIAERALEISKLKRENSELKRKSGDPVELIGTSVAVSQLRQMIEKVAPTNSRIMIQGPSGSGKELVARMIHRKSARANGPFVALNAAAITPDRMEIALFGTEGTTGQPRRTGALEEAHGGILYLDEVGEMPRETQNKILRVLVDQQFERVGGSKRVKVDVRVISSTAYNLENMITEGLFREDLYHRLAVIPVRVPALAERREDIPFLVDMFMRQVSEQAGIRPRKIGEDALAVLQAHDWPGNIRQLRNNIERLMILARSDGPDTPITADMLPNEVGDTLPKVSAQSDQHIMTLPLREAREMFERDYLIAQINRFGGNISRTAEFVGMERSALHRKLKSLGV; from the coding sequence ATGGCGGCTGATATTCTGGTTGTGGATGACGAGGAGGATATTCGCGAGATCGTCTCGGGAATCCTGTCGGACGAAGGCCATGAAACACGGACCGCTTTCGACAGCGATAGCGCGCTCGCTGCGATCAACGACCGTGTGCCGCGCCTGATCTTCCTGGACATCTGGATGCAGGGAAGCAAGCTCGACGGCTTGGCACTGCTCGACGAGATCAAGAGCCGCCACCCCGAATTGCCGGTCGTGATGATTTCCGGTCACGGCAACATCGAAACCGCCGTCTCCGCCATCAAGCGCGGCGCCTATGACTTCATCGAGAAGCCGTTCAAGGCCGACCGGCTGATCCTGATCGCCGAGCGGGCGCTCGAAATCTCCAAGCTGAAGCGCGAAAACTCAGAGCTGAAACGGAAGTCGGGCGATCCGGTGGAACTGATCGGAACGTCAGTCGCGGTCTCCCAACTGCGGCAGATGATCGAGAAGGTTGCACCCACCAATAGCCGCATCATGATCCAGGGACCGTCGGGGTCCGGCAAGGAACTCGTCGCGCGGATGATCCATCGCAAGTCCGCGCGCGCCAACGGTCCTTTCGTGGCTCTCAATGCGGCAGCGATTACACCGGACAGAATGGAGATCGCGCTTTTCGGTACCGAGGGCACCACGGGACAGCCGCGCCGGACGGGTGCGCTCGAGGAGGCCCACGGGGGAATCCTTTACCTGGACGAGGTCGGCGAAATGCCGCGCGAAACGCAGAACAAGATTCTGCGCGTTCTCGTCGATCAGCAGTTCGAGCGTGTAGGCGGCTCCAAGCGCGTCAAGGTCGATGTCCGCGTCATCTCCTCGACCGCCTACAATCTCGAGAACATGATCACCGAGGGCCTATTCCGCGAGGACCTGTATCACCGGCTCGCCGTGATTCCGGTGCGTGTTCCCGCTCTTGCGGAGCGGCGCGAGGATATCCCGTTCCTGGTCGACATGTTCATGCGGCAGGTAAGCGAACAGGCCGGCATCCGCCCCCGCAAGATCGGCGAGGATGCGCTCGCGGTGCTGCAGGCGCATGATTGGCCCGGCAATATCCGCCAGCTGCGCAACAACATCGAGCGCCTGATGATTCTTGCGCGCAGCGACGGTCCCGATACGCCGATCACCGCCGACATGCTGCCGAACGAGGTGGGAGACACCTTGCCGAAGGTCTCGGCGCAAAGCGATCAGCACATCATGACCTTACCGTTGCGCGAGGCCCGCGAGATGTTCGAGCGCGATTACCTGATCGCCCAGATCAATCGCTTCGGTGGCAACATCTCGCGTACCGCCGAATTCGTCGGCATGGAGCGCTCCGCCCTGCATCGCAAGCTGAAGTCGCTGGGCGTTTGA